AGACCACGGCTTTATATATTGTGGGTAAGatttataatgatatattatGATTTCTAAGCTTACCATGTGTTCtgtatgtaaaatattaatctgtgaatctactgtatatatgacTACAGCTGTCATACTAAGTAGAAGACAATTCCTTCTAATGTAGTGtagtacactgtaaaaaaaagtgtaaaaaaacgGAAGTTTTCAggcagcaggggcgccagaaaatgtctgttaacaaacggaaaaatactgtccgttaattaacataaaaaaaatttaaaaaaacaacaaatcagtaattatctttatataattagcttttattactgtaattttacaagaaatattttacttttaacaaaaaagtcttttttttacagttttttttcaagaaattttacattttttgtctgtatttcaaaatgacagaaaaaaatgtaaaaattaaatctttcatttgtgatttatatgtaaatggtcttagatttacagtatatttttgtaaTCACAGGCGTCCctcagtcacacacaaaaaaacattactgttagaatagtcatacaccgtaaatctaagaccatttacatttaaatcacaaatgaaacatgtaattttacattgcaaaagcccaaatttatattaactctcagaagttttgcaaaaaaagtctatatttttacaagaaatatttgtagaattccatgaaatccttttcttctaacataaattaattgttaaaatagagtcataaaactctaaaaaacagaataattatctttaaaaatgatcaagaaaagcttaaatacagataattacaaaaaatactgtaaatctaagaccatttacatataaaatcacaaatgaaacatgtcatttttaaaataaaatttctgtcattttgaaatacagacaaaaattgtaacatttcttgaaaaaaactttcttttacagtgtagtagATAACAGGTGAAAGAGAACTGAGTTTTTATTGGTGTTTTTCACtgatttttattcatttgtgtcactttgtaaactgttttttttctcacatatGAGCGCACAACAAATGATCCAAAACTCCATGTGATGAGTTActgataataatacatcatcacatAACGGGCGTGTCTCCGTCGTGGGTGTGGACAACAGGCTCGTGCACTCAAGACATTGGAAACGCACCCGCACAGCTTCATGATCCTCACGAGCGAGAGGAGCTGCATGCGCGCATACATGTCTCTCTGGCATGCGCTTTTTTAGTCGCGCGTCGTCCTCAGGTGTGTTGATTATATAAATTATCCTTCAGGTTTTTAATTGGAAGATTTGTTTCTTGGTGCCATTTTTAAACTGATTCAtcttccatttttcttttttcatctgattgtttctcttttctttttggaTGACACTTCTTCCTTATCTGTCAACACTCAGGAGACTCCcgcaaaaaacaaagaaaagaacagaaaGAAAGGGTAAAGGTGTGTCTTTATCTGTGGGCACATTGACATGACTACTGGTAACCAGCAGTGGTCGTTAGTGTGATCATAAGAAGCTCCAGGTGTGCTACAGTAGACCAAACCCACTTGTGTAAAGCTGAGCCTCACCTGTAAAGTGACGTCAGGCCTGAGGAGGCCTTTGAGCAGAGACTCTCCCTTTGCTAAGAAGAAAGAAGACACTCCTTTTCCACTTTAAACCCGAGGACACACAAAACTGGTTTCCAGTGTACCACATCGCGTCGGAACATATTTGTTGGATGAGTTATGGATGTAACTGGCTGAAAGGGCACAGGTAAGTCACCTCTTTGTGTCGCTTTAAAGTCAagtcaaatgtatttctatagcacatttaaaacaacatgagctgaccaaagtgcatACATCTGTCAGCACTGCCAGCAGTTTATGATAGCAGTTTAGTCTGATTGTGAACTAGAGATTAGGTCATTTATACTGACATCTTCCTGAAACAACCTGATTTCTCTTGTTGCTCCAACAGAGTTTCACAATAGAGTTGAAACACTTTATCATATCTGAGTCTTAACACCTCCAGCATAGGTGTTGCCAAATATTATCTGCTTCGATCTGCTCAAATGTGAGGTTTTGCTGACGTTCTTTGTTATTTATGATAAATAACagaatattattttgttttggattgttggtttttaattataaagggcattttttcactattttcttatattttataaacaaaacaagttgCCAATTTAAtctaatcagcagattaatcgataaggaAAATAATGATTAGCTGCTGGAGCACACATAAGAGGAAAGTAAAACCCAACAATGCAtttaaaaggggaaaaaaagagttttATTCTGCAAGTTTACCACCAGTCAAATACATTGATGCTTAGGATCTGCCCTCCTCTTAGTCCGTTAGTCCAGGTTCTCAAAcattttggggccagggaccccttacagccgaaaaacattttccaaggaccccctcataatcgtaagACCGATCAAGTATAATGTTCACTACCATTTGTACCATTTGTACATTGTCGTCTTGCCATCGGAACTATTTGTcgtctaaaacttttcaacctgaATACTTCAGACCGGTTTCATAGTGATTAAGATCAGgtgagataatcctttattagtcccacagtgagGAAATGTGCAATGCTATTGAATGTTAatacattaaagcagcagtgggtagaaatggagcaaatatgatttttaaaaaatttatttttataaaatggtcactatatcctgagagtagtacaggaaacaggtaatctgaaaaatacatgttcttctgtgtcctccggtgctcctaacggcaactgcaagatttcacagaccggaggaaaacaaccaattagagccgagctggagtctgccgtctctgagcagctgtcaatcactcacaaactcggATCAAACGGTTAAAAGCGGTAAAGTGCTGcctacagctaaacagtacactacaagatgtttctgaaaacatttgaggagagaaataggcattacagtaacagaatattgattcatatttgatcagcactgcctagtttgattgtttgatcggagttcgtgagtgatttgctgcctccgttgaatgaacagccaataggaacgctctctctctgaaatgacctgtgattggtcaaagtctcccgtcacgggctagattttctaaagcctgaaaacagccatgaggaggtgcagaagtctagttttctctcagaacacttgaattacaatatactgaaagattattatgttttttttgcccaatgatgcaaaaaatatacttcctactgcaggtttaaaagaggttaattttattcaaattgcatttggactcagcTTGACAACATTTATAATATCAAGTAATTTGAccttaaaagctttcagaaaatgaatagtagcaagactggcatagtcctaataaatacAGATCTTTGAAACTGACGtgcttaaaaataatgaactcaTTGCTGTCTGTCACAGTcacatcagagtttctattggcccaaagctaacatggttgggagtaatggacatatgcttgttttattggcacgAATGGTCCCCATCAGTAAAtgtgtactttttaatgatacagcacaattttatcatttatagcaaattattccACGGACCCCCTGACTGAGTGCTactgacccctgggggtccctggaccccacGTTGAGAATCACtggattagtcgactaagatttctttagtggattagtcgtttttatgctttttcatacTGATGACTTATTTCTGAGAAAGTtatatgagcacatctctgctAAACacaagtggtgcttttgtgtgattctttgtggagaaactcagttttacagatctgtcaattaaatcaactaatcaattagtcgacaaaatcaaaCTAATGTTAGTccactaagaatttctttggtatCTTTAGGGTAATGAAAAAAGTATAATGttggaattaatacaaaaactCTGGTATCATATCACCTCTTATATCTAAAACTGTCAAAGGACACTCGGCCGTACCTCGGTGGGCGTATTTGAAGCAACGAGCTTGCACGTAGAATCATTTAGAAAAGGTGTAACGCCTCCTTCTCTTTTCTCAGAGTTGCCGTTTCATCCATGAACCTACAGCTGCCTTCACTTTCTTCAACAAGAGAGTTCATGGTCTACTGAGGTTGGACGCCAGCGTTTTCCAACAATGAGGTAATCTAACATCTTTAAAAATACCATTGTTGTTTAGGCTACTGTGCCACACAGCTTTGCTGAATTAATATTCAGCGTTTACTCTTTAATCTGACTGTCTTTGACTTGTTTTCCCCGCAGACATGTTCAGAAGATGAAGAGTGTTTTGAAATGTGTGCTTTGCATTCCAATCACGCTCTGTGTCTTGTACATAATATCTCCATCTGTGAGGTGAGTCTTTAAGACACCACATACTAGATCAATTAATAAGCCTAAATTCAAACATTACGTTATTAAAATTCGGttctatattttgttttttataacagACTTTTTATAGGCCTCTTGCCGATGGAGAAATGCTCTTTGGAAAGTGCAAAGATGCTGTCTCTGGACAACAGTGTGGACGCCACCCTCGACCTTTGGTGAGACCATTAACACATACGTTTTAGCTGCACAGTCAGATAGTCGTGATGCCGCTAATTACTCTTGACTGAAAACACGAGAACCTCCTCTAAAGCCCCTTCTTAAGTGTTTCCATCTTGAGAGAAGTCCAAGCAACATAGGATTTGTTTGACGTGTTGAGAAGCTGCAGGTTTAATCACATCAGTCATAAAGCAACAACAACTAAAAACCTGGTGGCCTGGTGGTTTTTCCACTTTCTGAATAAGTAAGTGCTGAGATGACGTGGCGTGTACGCGATGAGTTTACTGGTTGCTGTTAGTGCTTGCACTGCATATGAAATTCATGATTCATACTTCATGATGCAAAtcttttttctttgattttatATTTTCGTTCTAAATGCACCTGTTTGGATTACAGCTCAGTTGGGGGTAAAAACCCTTTTGATAACGATTGTGACAAAACACCACATTACAAACTCGCCGTGTATAATCCCGcgatatttaatgtttttaatgtgctTAGCCTTTAGTACCAAcatgtgtgttttcttgtgAAAAACATAATAGAAAGAGTTAATAAATGTAGttgagctgaaacgattagtagATCGGCTAAAACATAATAGGCAACTTTAGATAATCGATTAACTCTTTTTAAGTCATTtataaagcaaaaatgccaaacatgcTCTCGTTTCAGCATCACCGTTTCATagattttattattgtatttccCTATagtaaaatgaatatttttatgttgttgaggaaaaacaagcTGGTTGAAGATCACTTTGGGTGTTAGgacattttaaagactaaataaatcaatcaataatcaattaatcgataatgaataGTTGCAGCCCcaaaatgtatatttacagtatataaggCTGATGAGGTTGATACAGTGTACTGAAAGAAAATCAGGTTACCCTTcacaattagggatgcaccgatgccggatcggatatcgggccgatactgactcaaatacctggatcggatatcggtgacaatggggccgatctattcaatttaattctatgtttatatactacatatattatatattggattttttaatttctgttttaagttttgaccaatttgttgctgcattaaaaaggttaacacctgaattgtaattcctgttaattttgaagattatttgccaagttactggtgtatgatttattattttaatgataaataattcagataaatttatatctatttatgaatttgttacattttgttttacaaagttaagaaagcaatgtttaaatcaagcctgatgttgccttacacataacataattatcccagtcacttccacacagtgaggcatacagcttattaattaaacactggtatcagattggtACTTGTTATCGGCTGGTACCCAAAggccaggtatcgctatcgggaatGAAAAAAGCGTATGGTGCATCCCTATTCACAATGtgagaaaatatctaaatattaatataatacaaataaataaaactagtgAAAGTATTACATCATATCAAGAAATATAGATTGAAATGTATTTGATCACATCACTCTGACTCTATGACCTGTTGAACTTCccaacactagctctaagcagcttgccaatatttttttttatcaaagcaaatatttgaataatcataatcatttgaattgtgtttttttgcaaataaccactacagatgacaataacaaagtacagtactgtgtacactaACCTCCCTCCAAGGTGTAATTCGAagactgtaatttaccatgtactgtatatactgtgtatataaatattttttaatgtaaaatatattgaacgttgaatgacatcagatctaaaatgtcattCCTTTATTTAgcgcatagatttcaaaagtggcagatcaaatttctgagtggcagacaaaaaaaaatactttcctGCCACTATgccaggcagtgaaaaaagttaaatttcagaccctggatgAAGTCGAGCTGCACTTAGTAATCAAGTACTTATAGTGTCTGGAATGTATCTAAAAAAGGGCCCCAAGCTTTCATAAATTTCCCATGTGAATATTGAAGCGAGTATCTGATTTTCTCAAGCTTTAAGCAGGACATGATGTCCGCCAACAAACAACATGTTTTGTTGAAAATGAAGGATAGAATACAATGTCAGACACatcggatctaacaggatgtGGCTACTTCCTGTAAAGTCTAAGAAGACTACTGAAGAGTGTCCCACATGACCGTAACTTTTCGTCACCGCCTCTTGCTGCCTCTGTCTTATCATGTCCACTTTCTGGGGTGCGGTGCAGTTCATCTCGACCGAGATGAATGATATTCAAAATAGGACCGTTTCATTTTACCGGACAAAAAAAGTTCCCTTTTTCAAAACTCTCCACACAGTCATCTCAACAGCAGGCAGCGTGGACTAAACGTCGGCTTTGTGTGCTGTGTATTTACAGACCATTgtgcacacattaacacaactagTCACTCAGAGACAACAGTGACAAGTAAAGCTGTTGTTGCACAGAAGGCAGAGTATATACATGTTTTACTTTAAAACCAAAGAttagagatgagatgagataaagTGCTTtggttgcattaatgcattttgGATGTGAGATTAACTGTAGTGCTGCTGTGATGAAACCTCATGATGAATCTGCAATAACAATTACTTATTAATAGCAATTACAAATACTACTGCCTACATGTGCAGGGGGCAAGGTATTATTCGAGCACTTTCTATCAAGTCCTGTGTTCAGCGCTGCTTTCGGTTTACACCGGCACGCGCATGCCCAGTGTACATGAACAgtcatgtgatatgcgttttcaAGCGTGGTAGTATGGAAGGAGATTGATCTAAAGCAGCCCTAAAATGCTTGTCTGGGCGgagattgttttcattttaaaacggaaacatattagtgtggatgAAGCCTGAGACGGTCTGTTTGAGCTCTTTCCCCCCCTCCcatcccgaaaagcccagtctgctctgattggtcatctGGCCCACTCTGtcgtgattggtcaaccgaaccaaactcttcggactccactccagctccgctctaactagctttgtgtgtgtccatgccAAACCAGCTGCTCCggcaaagtgtgttacttggtgacatcaccacgttgcagaagaaaaggcgggacttcaagcgaggtgtttGAGGCacttcaggagcagtgtttctgtggggggagagtaactccctttggcccggactttgtgactttgcagaccttttacatgcacaaaaaaaatatataacaaactaaaggaaaggaaaaaagcacaataggtcctcttttaatgtcaatgtatttatttgaatcCTAATATTGCAAACTACAACTGCGTCTTATATTTCAGGTCCAGATCTGACGTGCAAACGTGTACATCTTGGAACGCTCCCATCATCTGGGAAGGGATGTTTGACCCTGACCTTTACGACCAGGCGCACAAGAGGGAAGggtcctctgtggctctgacgGTGTTTGCTGTCGGCAGGTTTGTTTTCACAATAATACTGTAATAACGTGAATAAATCCTGATCTACCAACTGCTATTTCATTTATGTTTAACTGGTAACTATTAAGATGTAAATTTTGTACTTGTCTCCACTTCCACCACAGGTACCTGGAAGCTTACCTCGAGACCTTCCTGAACTCATCAGAGCATCACTTTATGTTGGGTCTGCCCGTAACGTATTATGTATTTACGGACCTGCCAGAGAAGGTACCGGACGTCAAGCTCGCCCCTCAGCGCAGTTTAAAGGTCATCAGAGTGCAGAAGAGCTCCAGGTGGCAGGACATCTCTATGATGCGAATGAAGACCATATCGGACGTCATAGAGTTCGATATTCGCCACCACTGCACGCACGTCTTCTGCTTCGATGTGGATCAGGTGTTTACTGGGAGATTTGGCTCGGAGGCTCTGGGAGACTCTGTGGCTCTGCTCCACGCCCACTACTACCACCTCCCGCAGAGCCTGTTCACCTACGACCGTAACCCAAAGTCCAGGGCGTACATGCAGACCGGGGATTTCTATTACCACGCTGCCATCTTCGGAGGCTCGTGGAAGAGCGTGAAAGCGTTGACTGAGGCGTGCTATCAGACCATCATGGAGGATAAACAGAATAACGTGGAGGCTCTGTGGCACGACGAGAGCCACCTCAACAAGTACATGTGGCTTCACAAGCCGAGCAGGGTGCTGTCTCCGGAGTACTGCTGGGACACCAGTATCGGCTACAGGAGCGACATACGAGTCGAACGACTGCTGTGGGCGCCGAAACATTATGATACACTTCGCACAGAGTAGCGTGCTGTAAAATCACCTCCAGTATTTAATAAATGGCATGAAAACTACCTGAAAAGCAGTACACCCTCAGGTTCTCATGCTCCCTGGCTCTTTTATGTGCACATCTGCCAGTGTGGATTTTCCTAAAGGAGTGACGACATCTTTCCCTGACCGCCTGACCTGCCAGAGAATTTTGTTATCCAGGACTCTAGGTAAATCTATGCAAATGCCGCCCTTGCTTCATTGTCAATGTTTTCGTGAAAATATGTGTGCTGAAAAATAGCACTTGCATAGTTTAATTTTATGCAGCCACATGAGAATATCAAAGTCTTTGTTGCATTTCATAACATACCGTATATGTAtattcattttgaaatgtttgacTGTCTGTTCTGGCTGATGAAAGTTATATTTATGTGTGAGTCAGTTTCCCAATTCCTCCTTTTTTAGTGGATATTACTTATGTCACTGCAACTTCAGGGTCAATAAGTAATTCATTTCAACAGGTTGTTTCCTCTGAATTAACAGTAAGCAACGTGCTGCTCTTCGTTATCTGTATCCACAGTGTTGATGTTGAGTTCAATGTCTTAAGATGGATATGTAATATTCAGGATGTCAGTGAGACACTAAAGCAGcggtgggtagaattggagcaaatatgatttaaaaaaaagttatttttataaaatgttctactatatcctgacagtagtgcatgagacaggtaatctgaaaaaaaaatcatgtgtcctccggtgctacTAATGGCATCTGCTATATTTCAGGGGAGGAAAAACAACCATTCAgtgctgagctggagcctgcagtctctgagcagctgtcaatcacttgcaaactttggtcaaacggtcaaactaggcagcgctgatcaaatatgaatcaatattctgttactccatttctcacctcaaatgttttcagcaacatcttgtagtgcacggtttagttgtaaaatgagaaagtttgtgacccgaccgACATGTTGAGGAattaccaagcaccgcccacgaGCCGGAgtaaacgttctcattttacagctaaacagcacactacaagatgtttctgaaaacatttgaacatgtgTTGACATGACACATTGTCTAACAATAGAGCAGCTTTAGGTCAATGGAGCCTTTAGTTATTCAGAAATGAAGATTAAATGGAGTAAAGACCAAATATAGTAACTACATCTATACCACAACTACAGTCAAGACAGTTTGTTTTCTCAAAGATGTTGTGCCGGATGTAGTGGGCTTCATATCGTCTACGGGACAAGCTGCccaaatttcatttcattttgaacTCTGCAAAGCAAACTGTAAAGCTTGGGTAGAAGCCAGAGCTTTGAATTGAATTCGTTGTATTGACTGATCCTTAGAGTTTGATCAATAGGGAAAGTtgtgaaaaaatgtttttggtcactttgcattttgtactgttttttttatttttatattattagtttAAAATCCAGTTTAAAAAAAGCACTGATTCAGTTTCACTCAGGAGAGCTTTAAATTAATCGACGCAGCTGACGTCTGTAAGATGTAcatatgtaatgtattttgtatcCCAACCTTGCAAACGGTGTGTGCAGGGCATTACAGATTTCCCACCCAGATGTATTATATGGGTGGGCCTTCTTCCAGGCTGCATTTTTGTGAAAGTTGTGACGCGTTTACTGCTGCATGAGCTGCTTTGCTGCAGGAAAAatacttgtttgtttttatgaagatttacaatacaattatttgaAAGCTGtgttaataaaatacaaatttgtgAGGAGAAATATAATGTCCCTAGGCACCTTGTCCAAGAGatgtttctttcttcttttttttaaaggacaaatgcatttatttaatttaaataattcaatAGTACAGTAAGCTCTTAACACACACGTTAAAGTCCAATTGTTCTACCTCTCTGCAGCTGTGTTGCAGGTGGTCCGACCTCATCAAAATGTATTGCAGGAAGTCCCTTTTGCTTTGTACAAGTTGCCCTGGCTGCACTTGAGAGACTCTGGTAAAGCGCCAATAATCTAGATGATCTAGTTCGGTCTGTATTTctggtgttgtgtgtgtgtgtgtaatgtccAAGTTGTGGTGTAATAGTGTTGGAtatatgtttgatttttttataaaacccTAATCTGGGTCTATTCTTatacattttactaaatgtttaaatattgtGTATGCATGATAGTTTGAAATGGAGGTAAAGTGTGAAGCTATTACTGACAAACATCCAACTGATTTACCTGTGAGCACTTAACTCAGAACGGACTGCTTTAGTTGGAAATCTTTTGAGATGTAGCTTCTGTCTATTCAGATGTCTTAGTGGGTAAAACAGACCAAAAGGCCAACTGGTCAAATGACTGTTGAGTCATATGATTTAGTTTAAATGTCAACAAATACAACAGGCAACCAGCCACTgcaatcaaaacaaaaatgacattttgtgcactttcataataaaagtacattttatttaacgCTGCAGAACTGTAGCGCCTAAGGCCAGTTTAGAACGAACACTTGCTACGATAAATTCTGTGGTTTCACCATCTCTACTGGCCACAGAGCGCCATGCAAAACAACTCGTTTTGGTTCATTGCAAAGGAAGAAAGGAAAGCGTGCAACGCTGAACCTCATGATGGAAACTGTCACATGTTTGTGTGGGTTGTGTTCACCTACTGACAGGAAATGAAAGCATTTTAAATTaggtcaggtcaggtcaggtTATAAGGCCTTAAGACAAGTCTGGATTTGGAATAGTTAAAAGATTTGGATTTATTTTAAATAGAAATATTCCAACTATTTTACAGAAGAAACTGTTGCTAAGTTTTCACATTTGTTGTGTTCAGTATGAACATGAGAATTAAATCAAAAGGGAAGAGAAAGGGAAATTCTTCTGctattttgtttattaatttaatttaattacaaataaaataatttctgtacagtatattcatgTTGCAGATAGACAGAAAATCTCAGGAACACAAACTGTCTGAGCTGCTGATGGCGGCCGGTGGAGCCGAGGGGTCTGGGCGTCCCTGAGCGGAGGTCAGATTCAGGTAGCCCATCTCTGCTGATCGAGACGGGGGCCCAGAGATGAAACAGCGAGGGGAGGAAGCTACGTCCGTCTGCTTGCTCTGAGGATCGTCCAATAAGCCCCGAATTTCACACAGCTCAGGTTTCGTCACACTGGGGACGCAATCAAAGTTCATTtaatggtgttttattttgcaAGCAAACAGGTTTtgcttaaaggtcacatattatgcaaaatgcacttttccatgtcttttaaacatcaatatctgtccccagtgtgtctacaggccaccatagtatcataaaagaccatcctctctctttttctcctcctccgtttgtccggaaatgggtgcagaaataaaaattcgcttttttcctagtcttctgacgtcattaggcagaaatgcaagccatatatggctttcctgtttccagtgaaacagaacagcaccccctcaccccataccccggcttggtaaccccgcccacggagtagccggctcagcaagctgcgtccgccattgttatttcgactgtttactagtaaacatgctgaaaggaaaacccgcttgttctgttgttggctgcaataCTCCACACAAAAGCTTGCACCATGTACCCACTTCGGATCCTCTGAAGACCCAGTGGATGGACTTTATTTTCGCTGGTGCTGTGCccaggtttataaactttattctagctgctatctctccactcgtctctcagagagagaaagagagagagagagagctgctccgggagggagggggagatagtgacgctgtgttgttgaggaagtttgattgacagaaaacgctgaccaatcagagcagagtgggaggagacaggctgtgaatcagtggttttcagacagaggctgaattaggctctgaggcaggcagactcaggctgcagtatgagaagaataaagggttttttgaacattgcagcatgtaaacatgttctagtgcaacattaaaatacatctatgaacctggaaatgagcataatatgtgacctttaaattcTGAAACTGGATCGGACTTACCTTGAAGTTTGCACAGGGAGGGATTTATAAACTTGCATAATATTAGATGTTTTCTTCAGCTcctaataaaacaaaacaaatgttaatattaatattataccaTTTCAGGAATAAATTGGTCTTTCTCTATT
This portion of the Sebastes fasciatus isolate fSebFas1 chromosome 1, fSebFas1.pri, whole genome shotgun sequence genome encodes:
- the LOC141772917 gene encoding alpha-1,3-galactosyltransferase 2-like isoform X4, giving the protein MRHVQKMKSVLKCVLCIPITLCVLYIISPSVRLFIGLLPMEKCSLESAKMLSLDNSVDATLDLWSRSDVQTCTSWNAPIIWEGMFDPDLYDQAHKREGSSVALTVFAVGRYLEAYLETFLNSSEHHFMLGLPVTYYVFTDLPEKVPDVKLAPQRSLKVIRVQKSSRWQDISMMRMKTISDVIEFDIRHHCTHVFCFDVDQVFTGRFGSEALGDSVALLHAHYYHLPQSLFTYDRNPKSRAYMQTGDFYYHAAIFGGSWKSVKALTEACYQTIMEDKQNNVEALWHDESHLNKYMWLHKPSRVLSPEYCWDTSIGYRSDIRVERLLWAPKHYDTLRTE
- the LOC141772917 gene encoding alpha-1,3-galactosyltransferase 2-like isoform X2, yielding MSYGCNWLKGHRHVQKMKSVLKCVLCIPITLCVLYIISPSVRLFIGLLPMEKCSLESAKMLSLDNSVDATLDLWSRSDVQTCTSWNAPIIWEGMFDPDLYDQAHKREGSSVALTVFAVGRYLEAYLETFLNSSEHHFMLGLPVTYYVFTDLPEKVPDVKLAPQRSLKVIRVQKSSRWQDISMMRMKTISDVIEFDIRHHCTHVFCFDVDQVFTGRFGSEALGDSVALLHAHYYHLPQSLFTYDRNPKSRAYMQTGDFYYHAAIFGGSWKSVKALTEACYQTIMEDKQNNVEALWHDESHLNKYMWLHKPSRVLSPEYCWDTSIGYRSDIRVERLLWAPKHYDTLRTE
- the LOC141772917 gene encoding alpha-1,3-galactosyltransferase 2-like isoform X1, producing the protein MSYGCNWLKGHRHVQKMKSVLKCVLCIPITLCVLYIISPSVSRLFIGLLPMEKCSLESAKMLSLDNSVDATLDLWSRSDVQTCTSWNAPIIWEGMFDPDLYDQAHKREGSSVALTVFAVGRYLEAYLETFLNSSEHHFMLGLPVTYYVFTDLPEKVPDVKLAPQRSLKVIRVQKSSRWQDISMMRMKTISDVIEFDIRHHCTHVFCFDVDQVFTGRFGSEALGDSVALLHAHYYHLPQSLFTYDRNPKSRAYMQTGDFYYHAAIFGGSWKSVKALTEACYQTIMEDKQNNVEALWHDESHLNKYMWLHKPSRVLSPEYCWDTSIGYRSDIRVERLLWAPKHYDTLRTE
- the LOC141772917 gene encoding alpha-1,3-galactosyltransferase 2-like isoform X3, coding for MRHVQKMKSVLKCVLCIPITLCVLYIISPSVSRLFIGLLPMEKCSLESAKMLSLDNSVDATLDLWSRSDVQTCTSWNAPIIWEGMFDPDLYDQAHKREGSSVALTVFAVGRYLEAYLETFLNSSEHHFMLGLPVTYYVFTDLPEKVPDVKLAPQRSLKVIRVQKSSRWQDISMMRMKTISDVIEFDIRHHCTHVFCFDVDQVFTGRFGSEALGDSVALLHAHYYHLPQSLFTYDRNPKSRAYMQTGDFYYHAAIFGGSWKSVKALTEACYQTIMEDKQNNVEALWHDESHLNKYMWLHKPSRVLSPEYCWDTSIGYRSDIRVERLLWAPKHYDTLRTE